A single Lolium perenne isolate Kyuss_39 chromosome 6, Kyuss_2.0, whole genome shotgun sequence DNA region contains:
- the LOC127306335 gene encoding uncharacterized protein — protein sequence MADDGGGGSAEWLPLFDRVEAQVEALAADRARLEAADRVQRVSWEAARRLQRSVEELQAAARDKDAEIERLRAEAADARKKLQADASRRGRWEAAYVELLLGANQKLAELRDSDLEDSRTLAGNSSSKEVESCTKLNQNTTDQTTSDLRVELRKLKKAYETLSSKKDKELSALLSEKDSVRDQLSILQQDYAELLKNKKVEAEEAAEAAQKLQRNIDELKVLAQKKDHEISILGAEAVGAKKNLQKMHSLVKEKDDEIQRLKGRHPESVPKHNKDIIKTYKKLRSGDPAVTVRDKPENRGIIQTIEADFISETRTTENDIQDESTHKRRRASSMSNDDEMGGCDENDDEQIGGDEDGDKQSGSAEDGDKQSGNAEDGDKQSGSGEDVAELSRSDDEDVGEQSRSGDDDDDGQSTSDEHRQSESDEETTHNPIQRPLWNRKRKGDAYNNEDKGDVMTWLRSWKAPAPLRSRKREVTNGRCSYRRTGHWGQYVKAVNDSLVDQPDKHKKFVVFLRNFENQSAREVAITMTALLKGQPKLIHQLNQFLPNNRRSRSRLR from the exons ATGGccgacgacggcggcggtggGAGCGCCGAGTGGCTGCCCCTCTTCGACCGGGTGGAGGCGCAGGTCGAGGCGCTCGCAGCCGACCGCGCGCGCCTGGAGGCGGCCGACAGGGTCCAGCGCGTGTCCTGGGAGGCGGCGAGGAGGCTGCAGCGGAGCGTGGAGGAGCTGCAGGCAGCGGCGCGGGATAAGGACGCCGAGATCGAAAGGTTGCGAGCAGAAGCGGCCGACGCCAGGAAGAAGCTGCAG GCGGATGCAAGCAGGAGGGGGAGGTGGGAAGCCGCCTACGTGGAGCTGCTTCTCGGGGCTAATCAGAAGCTCGCCG AACTCAGAGATAGTGACTTGGAGGATTCCAGAACTCTTGCAGGAAACTCCAGCTCCAAG GAAGTTGAaagttgcacaaagctgaatcaaaATACCACGGATCAGACCACGAGCGATTTAAGAGTGGAGCTAAGAAAACTAAAGAAAGCTTATGAGACTCTGAGCTCAAAGAAGGACAAGGAACTTTCTGCATTGCTCTCAGAAAAGGATTCTGTACGTGACCAGTTGAGTATATTGCAGCAGGACTATGCCGAGCTCCTTAAGAACAAGAAAGTGGAGGCAGAAGAAGCTGCTGAAGCAGCACAAAAGCTTCAACGGAATATAGATGAGCTTAAAGTGTTGGCCCAAAAGAAGGATCATGAAATTAGCATATTAGGAGCAGAAGCTGTTGGTGCCAAAAAGAACCTACAGAAAATGCACTCCCTGGTTAAGGAGAAAGATGATGAAATCCAAAGACTCAAAGGTCGGCACCCTGAGTCTGTTCCGAAGCACAACAAGGATATCATTAAGACATATAAAAAACTCAGGTCTGGTGATCCAGCTGTAACTGTAAGGGACAAACCGGAAAACAGAGGTATTATACAAACAATAGAAGCAGATTTTATTTCTGAAACAAGAACAACTGAAAATGATATACAAGATGAAAGCACTCATAAGCGCAGGCGTGCCTCTTCCATGTCAAAT GATGATGAGATGGGTGGATGCGATGAGAATGATGATGAGCAGATTGGAGGTGACGAGGATGGTGACAAGCAGAGTGGAAGTGCTGAGGATGGTGACAAGCAGAGTGGAAATGCTGAGGATGGTGATAAGCAGAGTGGAAGTGGTGAGGATGTTGCTGAGCTGAGTAGAAGCGATGATGAGGATGTTGGTGAGCAGAGTAgaagtggtgatgatgatgatgatgggcaGAGTACAAGTGATGAGCATAGGCAGAGCGAAAGTGATGAGGAAACAACGCATAACCCAATTCAAAGACCTCTCTGGAACCGCAAGAGGAAGGGAGACGCTTACAATAATGAAGACAAGGG AGATGTGATGACATGGTTGCGGTCCTGGAAGGCTCCAGCGCCGCTGCGCTCAAGGAAGAGGGAGGTCACCAACGGCCGGTGTTCTTACAGACGTACCGGCCACTGGGGGCAGTATGTCAAGGCCGTGAATGACAGCTTGGTAGACCAACCTGATAAGCACAAGAAGTTTGTCGTTTTCCTGCGCAATTTCGAGAACCAGAG TGCTCGTGAAGTGGCCATAACCATGACGGCCTTACTAAAAGGACAACCAAAGCTCATCCACCAGCTTAACCAGTTCTTACCGAACAATCGTCGATCGAGGTCAAGACTCAGATGA